Proteins encoded within one genomic window of Triticum aestivum cultivar Chinese Spring chromosome 2D, IWGSC CS RefSeq v2.1, whole genome shotgun sequence:
- the LOC123048470 gene encoding 2-oxoglutarate-dependent dioxygenase 11 codes for MEVEAASGSASESRWSKLGTSLPVTNVQALVASAGELTVDKIQRYIQPDIDAHAVLPELSDDVPVIDISKLLSPESAEAETAKLRFACAEWGFFQVVNHGISDEVIMGIKQGIQKFFGLPLEVKNAYAQQPGDLQGYGQAFVVSDDQKLDWADMLALFTQPPQARDMSYWPSQPHTFRNCIERYSSEVMKFTHSLAIFIAKTLDVDPELVADKYVSQFLRMSYYPPCTSTPEKVLGFSPHSDGSFLTILLEVNSVQGLQIRRHGAWVPVKPHSNALLVNVGDLLEIMTNGKYKSIEHRVTINAHKERLSISAFHIPNYDGIISPILGTIGEKMLYKTVKVEDIQNGVGYNPSAYPDSNKRKRYWSFAREQPLKAFSGDPGKEIIESKVN; via the exons ATGGAGGTGGAGGCAGCGAGTGGCAGCGCCAGCGAGAGCAGGTGGTCGAAGCTGGGAACATCGCTTCCCGTCACTAACGTCCAGGCGCTGGTGGCATCCGCCGGCGAGCTGACGGTCGACAAGATCCAACGGTATATCCAGCCGGACATCGACGCACACGCCGTCCTCCCCGAGCTGTCCGACGACGTTCCGGTGATCGACATCAGCAAGCTCCTGAGCCCCGAGTCCGCTGAAGCGGAGACCGCAAAGCTCAGATTTGCCTGCGCGGAGTGGGGCTTCTTTCAG GTTGTAAATCATGGAATATCGGATGAAGTCATAATGGGGATAAAGCAGGGCATTCAAAAGTTCTTTGGACTCCCCCTGGAAGTTAAGAATGCATATGCTCAACAACCAGGGGATCTTCAAGGTTATGGCCAGGCGTTTGTTGTCTCTGATGATCAAAAGCTAGATTGGGCTGACATGTTGGCTCTCTTCACCCAACCACCTCAAGCTCGCGATATGAGTTACTGGCCAAGTCAACCTCATACTTTCAG GAATTGCATAGAACGGTACTCTTCGGAGGTGATGAAATTCACACATTCTCTTGCCATCTTCATTGCAAAAACACTAGATGTTGATCCCGAGTTGGTGGCAGACAAATATGTGTCACAATTTCTCAGGATGAGCTACTACCCTCCATGCACGTCAACACCAGAAAAGGTTCTAGGCTTCTCACCACATTCTGATGGATCTTTTCTAACTATTCTGCTCGAAGTTAATTCAGTTCAAGGCTTACAAATTAGAAGGCATGGTGCGTGGGTTCCCGTGAAACCACATTCTAATGCACTGTTGGTGAATGTGGGCGACCTTCTTGAG ATCATGACGAATGGGAAGTACAAGAGCATTGAGCACAGGGTCACCATCAATGCCCACAAGGAGCGATTATCTATATCAGCATTTCACATCCCAAATTATGACGGAATTATTTCACCAATTTTGGGAACTATAGGAGAGAAGATGTTATACAAGACAGTGAAAGTAGAAGA TATACAAAATGGGGTGGGCTATAACCCTAGCGCGTATCCAGACTCTAATAAAAGAAAAAG GTATTGGTCATTTGCTAGAGAACAACCCTTGAAAGCATTTTCAGGTGACCCAGGTAAG GAGATAATCGAGTCAAAGGTTAATTAA